One Myxococcus stipitatus genomic window, AGTCCGTCAGCAGGCCCATGGCGGTCTGCTTCCCGTCGAGGCTCACCTCGACGATGACGAAGCAGGTCCACCGGGTGATGGGCCGCGGCGGCAGGCCGAACTTCACGGCCAGGTCCACCACGGGCACCACGCTGCCACGCAGGTTGATGACGCCCTGCACGGCCGCGGGCATGCCCGGCACCCGGGTGATGGGGCGGTGCTCGATGATCTCCCGCACCCGGAGGATGCCGACGCCGTACTCCTCGCCCGCGAGCATGAAGCTCAGGTAGTTCGACCGCGTGGCCTTCTCGATGGAGTCGCTCATGGCTCGCCGCCTAGAACCGCTGGAAGTCCTGGTTCGAGTCCGGCGCCGGGGAGGCGGGCAGATGGCCCTGCGCCGCGGCGAAAAGCCCCTTCGCCGGCGACGAGGACAGCCGCGAGGACGGCGCCTTCGGCGGCGACATGCCCCGACCCACGAAGCCCGTGCCATCCGCGAGGCGGAAGAAGGTCATCATCTGGAGCAGCGACTCGGCCTGCGTCGCCATCTCCTCCGCCGTGGAGGACAGCTCCTCCGCCGCGGACGCGTTGCGCTGGGTGACCTGGTCCACCTGCACCATCGCGCGGTTCATCTGCGACACGCCGATGGCCTGCTCCTTCGACACCGACGTCACCTGCTGCACCAGCTCCGCGGTGCGGCGGATGGCGGGCACCAGGTCCGTGAGCAGCTGACCGCTGCGCTCCGCGACGCGGACGCTGGAGGTGGCCAGCGCGCCAATCTCCTTCGCGGACTTCTGGCTGCGCTCGGCCAGCTTGCGGACCTCCGTGGCCACCACCGAGAAGCCCCGGCCATGCTCGCCGGCGCGCGCGGCCTCCACCGCGGCGTTCAGCGCGAGCAGGTTCGTCTGGTAGGCAATCTCCTCGACGATGGAGATGCGCTCCGCGATGGCGTTCATCGCCTCCACGGTCTCCTTCACCGCCCGGCCGCTCTCCTCCGCGTCGCGCGCGCCCTTGAGGGCCATCTGCTCCATCTGCCGGCTGTTCTCCGCGTTCTGGCCGATGGTGACGTTGAGCTGCTCCAGGCTCGCGGTGGTCTCCTCCACCGACGCGGCCTGCGTGCTGGTGCCCTGGGACAGGCCCTGGGAGGCGGCGGCCACCTGGGTGGACGCGGAGGACAGCGAGCTGGCCGCGCCGCGCACCTCGCTGATGACCCCCGACAGGCGGTGGATCATCTCCCGCATGCCCGTCATCATCTGCCCCGTCTCGTCCTTGCCACGCACGGTGATGTTCGCCGTGAGGTCACCGTTGGTGACCTGGTCGGTGACCTGCACGGCCTCCATCAGCGGACGCACGATGCTGCGCGTGAGGATGAAGGACAGCAGGCCCGCGAGCACCACGCCCAGGGCGCCGCCGAAGATGAGCGTGTCGTACAGGACCCCCACCAGCCTGTTGAGTTCCTCCGTGCGTTTGGCCTGGGTGGCGCTCTCCTCGTTGGTGATATCGTTGAAGTTGGCGCGCATCCGGTCGGCCATCTCCTTGCCCCGCGCCCCCTTCACCACCTCGAAGAGCGCGTTGAGGTCTCCGCGGCCCGCGTTGACCTCTCGCCGCTGGGTGATGGTGGGCTCGAGGTGCTGTCCCAGCCATTGCTGGAGCAGGTCGCGGGCCTCCTGGATGCGCTCCTGCTGTCGCGGGTTGTCGGTGGTCAGCTCCCGGATGTGGTTGAGGTTCTGCGCGAAGCTGACCCGCGCGGCCGTGTAGGGCTCCAGGAAGCGTTCGTCACCGGTGATGAGGAAGCCGCGCTGCCCCGTCTCCAGGTCGGCCAGGTCCCCCTCCAGGGTCCGCACGGCCATGAGCACGTCGATGCTCTTCCGGTTGGCCAGGTCCGCCGCCGATGTGCGGTCCAGCGTCGAGTACGTCGCCAGTACGACGGCGGCGAGGATGGCCACCATGACGGTGAAGGCCAGCAACAGCTTGCGGGTGATACCCAGGTTGTCGAACATGCTCACTGCTCCGTGTCGCGAATGGGCGGAGGACGGACGGCGGCGTCTGGCGCGCGCGTCGCCTCGGTCAGGGGGAAGTCGGAGCGCTCGGCTGCCCGACGGATGGCCCGGCGCACCAGCGCGGGGGTGTCAAGGATGAGGCCCACGCGGCCATCCCCGAGGATGGTGGAGCC contains:
- a CDS encoding chemotaxis protein CheW, producing MSDSIEKATRSNYLSFMLAGEEYGVGILRVREIIEHRPITRVPGMPAAVQGVINLRGSVVPVVDLAVKFGLPPRPITRWTCFVIVEVSLDGKQTAMGLLTDSVSEVLELGPDDIESPPAFGTRVRLDFLLGMGRHESKFIMLLDLDRLLSVSELLSLVAATTPDATEPVSAAEPVPAPAPAAEATPDEASGNG
- a CDS encoding methyl-accepting chemotaxis protein — encoded protein: MFDNLGITRKLLLAFTVMVAILAAVVLATYSTLDRTSAADLANRKSIDVLMAVRTLEGDLADLETGQRGFLITGDERFLEPYTAARVSFAQNLNHIRELTTDNPRQQERIQEARDLLQQWLGQHLEPTITQRREVNAGRGDLNALFEVVKGARGKEMADRMRANFNDITNEESATQAKRTEELNRLVGVLYDTLIFGGALGVVLAGLLSFILTRSIVRPLMEAVQVTDQVTNGDLTANITVRGKDETGQMMTGMREMIHRLSGVISEVRGAASSLSSASTQVAAASQGLSQGTSTQAASVEETTASLEQLNVTIGQNAENSRQMEQMALKGARDAEESGRAVKETVEAMNAIAERISIVEEIAYQTNLLALNAAVEAARAGEHGRGFSVVATEVRKLAERSQKSAKEIGALATSSVRVAERSGQLLTDLVPAIRRTAELVQQVTSVSKEQAIGVSQMNRAMVQVDQVTQRNASAAEELSSTAEEMATQAESLLQMMTFFRLADGTGFVGRGMSPPKAPSSRLSSSPAKGLFAAAQGHLPASPAPDSNQDFQRF